One Antennarius striatus isolate MH-2024 chromosome 17, ASM4005453v1, whole genome shotgun sequence genomic window carries:
- the evla gene encoding enah/Vasp-like a isoform X5, producing the protein MGLIMPGKNVSVHGISPGVLRKVSSAVIILSPVVQRQNGPSSEESEAQRRMMEQHQMQAHKERERRTSGSVVSTLQYKVSTPPHPDTPPEYRQYRASTLPPSYVRVASSSPPSSVSSSPSQEKEAGAVRDKAQLSSQLSTSLASAFSPVQAGVTTQGRQVRQIPLSPPTAARHAHLQQQLQQQDVMLPPKHGTWSASHLQQMYAQLPPSSSPPVMMAMPVKQGLPPQPVLPMAHPLPPLNTRMKPPPVDPSIVMGPHQYSQHQPPQHQPHPHSNGQPDDSYSPHSQQLPLTPQYCEPVPLPPLIGQTAPGHTHSNTSQFSSTFHPQQQQHPQQQQVYYQQAPPPTTTSTSFSSSSSPPSYTAISDGGSPKKTPSPVPQQATMAGSSAPVSAGHPAMLSVAPPPAAVPAPMAGPPAPPPPPGPPPPMAVPPPMPPPLPTGGGPPGGLPGVQHQPSGLAAALAGAKLRKVHRDESSPPGSSGKSDSNRSSGGSGGGGEGLMQEMNALLARRRKASEKPDEDDSSSRGPDAVKKPWERSNSADKSSLVSRVRPIGSTSEADTEFDRMKQEILDEVVRELHKVKDEIINAIRHEIGRISTS; encoded by the exons GATGATGGAGCAACATCAGATGCAGGCGCACAAGGAGAGGGAGCGACGAACATCAGGATCAG TCGTTTCGACTCTCCAATATAAAGTCTCCACCCCACCTCACCCAGACACTCCTCCTGAGTACAGACAGTACAGAGCTAGCACACTGCCCCCCTCCTACGTTCGCgtggcctcctcctcccctccctcctctgtctcctcttctccctctcagGAGAAAGAGGCGGGGGCTGTTAGGGACAAGGCCCAACTCTCCTCCCAGCTCTCCACCTCCCTCGCCTCAGCCTTTTCCCCGGTCCAGGCAGGAGTGACCACCCAGGGCCGACAGGTCCGTCAGATCCCCCTGTCTCCTCCCACCGCAGCCCGCCACGcccaccttcagcagcagctccagcaacAGGACGTCATGCTCCCCCCCAAACACGGCACCTGGTCTGCCTCGCATTTGCAGCAAATGTACGCCCAGTtgcccccttcctcctcccctccggTTATGATGGCCATGCCTGTGAAGCAGGGTTTGCCCCCGCAACCTGTCCTGCCGATGgctcaccccctccctcccctgaACACAAGGATGAAGCCCCCACCTGTTGACCCAAGCATTGTGATGGGCCCTCACCAGTACTCGCAACATCAGCCCCCCCAGCACCAGCCCCACCCTCATTCCAACGGCCAGCCAGATGACTCCTACTCTCCTCATTCTCAGCAGCTGCCCCTCACCCCGCAGTACTGCGAGCCCGTCCCCCTGCCTCCTCTGATAGGCCAGACAGCCCCAGGCCACACCCACAGCAACACATCCCAGTTCTCATCCACCTTCCAccctcagcagcagcaacatccaCAACAGCAGCAGGTGTACTACcagcaggccccgccccccaccaccacttccacttccttctcctcctcctcctcacccccctcTTACACTGCCATATCTGACGGGGGCTCGCCCAAGAAGACCCCCTCCCCAGTCCCCCAGCAGGCCACCATGGCCGGCAGCA GCGCTCCCGTCTCTGCAGGTCACCCAGCTATGCTTTCTGTcgcacctcctccagctgcagttCCAGCGCCCATGGCTGGTCCTCCagcaccacccccaccaccaggTCCACCGCCTCCCATGGCAGTACCCCCACCCATGCCCCCTCCACTGCCCACTGGTGGAGGGCCTCCTGGGGGCCTGCCCGGGGTCCAGCACCAACCGTCGGGATTGGCTGCAGCGCTGGCGGGTGCCAAACTTCGTAAAGTACATAGG gATGAAAGCAGCCCTCCTGGCTCCAGTGGCAAAAGTGACTCCAACCGGTCTAGTGGGGGCAGCGGCGGTGGAGGGGAGGGGCTGATGCAGGAGATGAATGCGTTATTAGCTCGCAG GAGAAAAGCTTCGGAAAAACCAGATGAG GATGACTCTAGCAGTCGAGGACCAG ATGCTGTGAAGAAGCCGTGGGAACGATCCAACTCTGCAGACAAGTCTTCACTGGTTTCCAG AGTGAGACCGATCGGCAGCACAAGTGAAGCAGACACAGAATTTGACAGAATGAAACAG GAAATTTTGGATGAAGTTGTACGTGAGTTGCATAAAGTGAAAGATGAAATCATTAATG CCATCAGACACGAAATCGGCAGAATCAGTACATCTTAA